The DNA sequence AACCCTGTGATTTTAAGCACCCGAATCCAAGCACATGTCTATGATATAACACacgaattaattatttataatccaCTTGCCAATTTATGTCTATATGTGACATTAATAATTACGAGTATATGAAATATACATTTCTGAAAATCAAATCTttaacaactattattaatttaataatttcccTACTATCAAATTCATATGATGATCGATCATTacttattaaacaaatataaaataattaaagtttcaagaattaattaaaacccAAGAATATACATAGGGTGGTTACACGATCTTATTTAGATGCGTATAAGATAGGGTTGGTGATTAATAAGTCTTGATACAGTCTGAAAAGTAGTATAGACAGTTAGATGCATGGTGTGGGGGTGGTTGATTCGAAACAGGATATGGAGATGTAAGCAGGGAAGATAGTGTGTGATAATTGTAAGATTTGGAGAGATTTAGGGCAGAATCTCTATCCCTATAGGATCTAAACACACttgtcatttttgtttaatactAAGAACCTACTGCACTCACTCTTGTCATCATACCTACATACTCAAGGTTAGCTAGCTGTCCCCACGTCATGTCTGCATTCATCAAAACTACTGCTGTACTTAATTACTGAAAGATTGGACCcgattgatgaattttgatctCTCTCATCCATCTTAGACTTGATCCAACAACAAGAATTGAGGAGAGGAGGCTCATATAAAGCCCATTTTTCCAGCTAGTCCGGCCCAGTAGGACAGATGATTTATGTATGGCCCACAACCAAGAAAAGACGTCTGCAACGCCGCCGTTTTGGTATGTCAGCATTCGTGGTGTAGAATCAATTCCCATTTCAGTGCTCTTGGCATTTGAATGGCTGTGGGATATCCAGCACCAGTTGTTTACCAACAGCTCCTACAAACTCTGGTAACTCAACTTACCATTCGACTTCAATCATTAAGCTTGATTCTTGTCCTCCTNNNNNNNNNNGAAAAGCGGAACCGGGATTGCAGCGCTGCAACTCTTGATTCCTCTTCGCTTTCTGTTTGTTTGATCTTGATAGCTAGAGTAGTTTCTTTATTATAGTATTCGGAGCTGAATTCTGACATGACTCCTCGACTTTTGGTGGAGTACTCGATCTTGAGGTTGTGCTTTGATTTGTGAACATCTCGGGGATCAATATGCAAGCTCTGACCATTTGGCCTTCAGCAAGTGGGTCTTGGCACTCCTGTGTGATACCTCAGGTGGATTTAGAATTATGTTCTTGTCTTAGTTTAGTTAAATGCGGAGAGAGAAGGAAAAGATTGGATTTTTGCCGTAATCCCTGCAATAGTTTATTCCATTTATCAAGCTATTTCAGGGGTTTTAGAGGTGGTACTAGTCTTGTACGGCGAAACTTTGAGTTGAAATGTAAGTTTTTATCTTTCTGCCCCCAAGGCACGGGTTATCTCTTGTCCAAACCCAAAAAAGATTCACTTGGTGCGGCCTTTGCCTTGGCATGGGCCCTGGAGGAACCCACAGTTGGAGACGATATTGCCAAAGAAGAGTTAGACCACTTAAATGACTCTTTGGAGCATAGAGATGATGCGGAAATTGCTCGTGTTCAACTGGATGAAGTAAAGGAGAGTGATTCACGCGCAAATAATTATGGAGACTCCGTGGATAATAATCATGAGGATGATGATGTGCAAAAGGGTGGAAGTGATAATGGAGAAGAAGTTCAAAGTGGGAATAGTCAGAGGATTGATGTTCGTGCCCTGGCATGGAGACTGCACTCAGCCAAAACTGCAGATGACGTGGAAGAAGTTCTCAAGGAGAAACAGAAACTTCCACTTCAGGTGTATTCTACGATAATTAGAGGCTTTGGCAAAGACAAGAGGCTAGACTCAGCAATGGCTCTCTTTGAGTGGCTTattagaaagagaaaagagactGATAGTCCTCTCAGACccaacatttttatatataacagCCTTTTGGGAGCAATGAAGCAagctgaaaattttgatgatgTTGAGAAAGTAATAAATGATATGGCTGTAGAAGGGGTGCTTCCTAATATTGTGACATACAACACTTTAATGGGCATTTACATAGAACAGGGAAAAGAAGTCAAGGCTCTCCAACTTTTTGAGGAGATGCCAACCAAAGGTGTATCTCCATCTCCTGCTTCTTATTCTACTGTCTTATTCGCTTATCGTAGAATGGAAGATGGATTTGGAGCTCTGACGTTCTTTCTTGagataaaaaacaaataccaAAAAGGTGAAATCGGgaaagatgatgaagaagacTGGGAACATGAGTTTGCCAAGCTAGAAAACTTCACTATTCGTATCTGCTACCAAGTGATGAGACGCTGGCTTGTGGCGAGTGAGACCCTAAGCACTGAGGTATTGAGGCTGCTGAAAGAGATGGATAAGGCTGGCTTGCAGCCGGGTCGTGCAGAACATGAGCGTCTCATATGGGCATGCACACGCGAAGAACATTATGTTGTAGCTAAGGAATTGTATACTAGGATAAGAGAAATGGACGGTGAAATAAGTTTATCAGTTTGCAATCATGTCATTTGGCTAATGGGAAAAGCAAAGAAGTGGTGGGCTGCTTTAGAAATTTACGAGGAGTTGTTGGATAAGGGACCAGAACCAAATAACATGTCAAATGAATTGATTGTCTCTCATTTTAATATACTGCTGACTGCAGCTAGGAAAAAGGGAATTTGGAGATGGGGTGTGAGGTTGCTCAACAAGATGGAAGAGAAAGGCCTTAAACCAGGCAGCAGAGAATGGAATTCTGTTCTTGTTGCTTGTTCCAAGGCTTCAGAAACCTCAGCTGCTATTGAGATATTCAAGAGAATGGTCGAACAAGGTGAGAAACCCACAATAATCTCGTATGGGGCATTGCTTAGTGCTCTTGAGAAAGGGAAACTCTATGATGAAGCCCTTCATGTCTGGAAACATATGATGAAAGTGGGTGTCCAGCCAAATCTGTATGCCTACACAATCATGGCTTCAATATATGCTGTCCAAGGAAAATTTGACAATGTGGATTCCGTAATTCAGGAAATGGGAACT is a window from the Sesamum indicum cultivar Zhongzhi No. 13 linkage group LG15, S_indicum_v1.0, whole genome shotgun sequence genome containing:
- the LOC105177505 gene encoding pentatricopeptide repeat-containing protein At3g46610, which translates into the protein MQALTIWPSASGSWHSCVIPQVDLELCSCLSLVKCGERRKRLDFCRNPCNSLFHLSSYFRGFRGGTSLVRRNFELKCKFLSFCPQGTGYLLSKPKKDSLGAAFALAWALEEPTVGDDIAKEELDHLNDSLEHRDDAEIARVQLDEVKESDSRANNYGDSVDNNHEDDDVQKGGSDNGEEVQSGNSQRIDVRALAWRLHSAKTADDVEEVLKEKQKLPLQVYSTIIRGFGKDKRLDSAMALFEWLIRKRKETDSPLRPNIFIYNSLLGAMKQAENFDDVEKVINDMAVEGVLPNIVTYNTLMGIYIEQGKEVKALQLFEEMPTKGVSPSPASYSTVLFAYRRMEDGFGALTFFLEIKNKYQKGEIGKDDEEDWEHEFAKLENFTIRICYQVMRRWLVASETLSTEVLRLLKEMDKAGLQPGRAEHERLIWACTREEHYVVAKELYTRIREMDGEISLSVCNHVIWLMGKAKKWWAALEIYEELLDKGPEPNNMSNELIVSHFNILLTAARKKGIWRWGVRLLNKMEEKGLKPGSREWNSVLVACSKASETSAAIEIFKRMVEQGEKPTIISYGALLSALEKGKLYDEALHVWKHMMKVGVQPNLYAYTIMASIYAVQGKFDNVDSVIQEMGTVGIEPTVVTFNAIISSCARNNLGSVAYEWFQRMKLQNITPNEVTYEMLIEALTKDGKPRLAYELHLRAHNEGLVLSTKAYDAVIQSSQTYGATIDISSLGPRPPERKKNVQIRKNLSEFCNLAGVPRRSKPFDRSEIYTPQKEELHR